In Negativicoccus succinicivorans, one genomic interval encodes:
- a CDS encoding replication initiation protein produces MTDEKKDIVKYDNKFNLSNFGALKSVEQNVFMAILAKIYRKKATGVAVSFDDLRQWSFLQAKRSYTRDECKAIFSDFSEKVFSVLFRVEKANGEIEFMPMFSRWTISPDDETSVIELNAPFANYFFDIPSGRGFTQFFLDKFVIIKSKYAKTLFRMFHQNFQGKWTVGIDEYRRIMDFPKSYRPNNILVRTRELFSELESTGYISNIELDVTSYPTQGRPVRDLIFTYKLNRPKFAELGGQTTIMDFDYSETKEEKIEITPTGGLEVIKDKKVVTKREKCPKCAADVIIKTDKSGQKYKCCVNNAYWRLGNANCEWQEYID; encoded by the coding sequence ATGACTGACGAAAAAAAAGACATCGTAAAATACGACAATAAATTCAATTTATCGAACTTTGGCGCGTTAAAGTCGGTAGAACAGAATGTTTTTATGGCGATTTTAGCGAAAATCTATCGAAAAAAAGCAACCGGTGTAGCGGTTTCGTTCGATGATCTCCGGCAATGGTCTTTTTTGCAGGCAAAGCGATCATATACACGAGACGAGTGCAAGGCAATCTTTAGCGACTTTTCGGAAAAGGTTTTTAGCGTGCTTTTTCGGGTAGAAAAAGCGAATGGAGAAATTGAGTTCATGCCCATGTTTTCCCGCTGGACAATCTCTCCGGATGACGAAACATCGGTGATAGAACTAAACGCGCCCTTTGCTAACTATTTCTTTGATATCCCCTCTGGGCGGGGGTTTACACAGTTTTTCCTTGATAAATTCGTAATCATCAAGTCGAAATATGCGAAAACCCTCTTTCGCATGTTTCATCAAAATTTCCAAGGAAAATGGACAGTCGGTATTGATGAGTACCGGCGTATAATGGATTTTCCAAAAAGTTACCGGCCAAACAATATTTTGGTTCGGACTAGGGAACTTTTTTCCGAACTCGAATCAACCGGATACATTTCAAATATCGAATTAGACGTTACTAGCTACCCAACACAAGGTCGACCGGTAAGAGATTTGATTTTTACGTACAAGCTAAACCGCCCGAAATTCGCAGAATTAGGCGGTCAAACGACTATCATGGACTTTGATTATTCCGAAACGAAAGAAGAAAAAATCGAAATTACGCCAACCGGTGGACTTGAAGTAATTAAAGACAAAAAAGTGGTTACGAAGCGTGAAAAATGCCCCAAATGCGCCGCTGACGTGATCATCAAGACCGATAAGAGCGGGCAAAAATACAAGTGCTGCGTAAATAACGCCTATTGGCGGTTAGGCAATGCAAACTGCGAATGGCAAGAAT